The proteins below come from a single Campylobacter sp. CCUG 57310 genomic window:
- a CDS encoding GGDEF domain-containing protein — MRRSFIGSDISKKLQIIMIAFMLVHIMYFVIFLYINKPYLSMMNIASVLVYVYLAYILKDSNMIQRVLVVTRFEIFIHAFVCTCVLGWGYGFQNIILALISVAFFTNSIGKILGYVAAFIQGAVYLLLYVLLHDTTEIVSSQAQLIYVFNFLLVVCALVVFSSLLGIFNTMIYLSMLDKQQEFEMAANKDPLTQLPNRRAFINLVQGNAFNSKSSISVAVGDLDDFKRINDKFGHNAGDEVLRKVANIIKTSLRKQDYAFRFGGEEFLLLIINTNLKNSNIILNRIREKIHKHTFKFEQEKLNVSITFGFAYADIDDKFDIDNAIKEADSLLGQGKKSGKNCITGKVLRDIKFKEAQS; from the coding sequence GAGAAGGTCTTTTATCGGTTCTGATATCAGCAAAAAATTACAGATTATAATGATAGCTTTTATGCTCGTTCATATAATGTATTTTGTCATATTTTTGTATATCAATAAGCCTTATTTATCCATGATGAATATCGCTAGCGTTTTGGTATATGTGTATCTGGCTTATATCTTAAAAGATAGTAATATGATTCAAAGAGTTCTTGTAGTAACAAGATTTGAGATATTTATCCACGCTTTTGTTTGCACCTGTGTGCTTGGTTGGGGATATGGATTTCAAAATATCATTTTAGCCCTTATCTCGGTGGCTTTTTTTACTAATTCCATAGGCAAGATACTTGGATATGTAGCAGCGTTTATTCAGGGCGCAGTTTATTTATTACTATATGTTTTGCTTCATGATACGACCGAGATTGTAAGTAGTCAAGCTCAGCTGATATACGTATTTAACTTTCTTTTGGTAGTTTGCGCTCTTGTAGTGTTTTCGTCTTTGCTTGGAATTTTCAATACCATGATATATCTAAGTATGCTTGACAAACAACAAGAGTTTGAGATGGCGGCAAATAAAGACCCGCTTACTCAGTTGCCAAATCGCAGAGCTTTTATAAATTTAGTTCAAGGAAACGCTTTTAACTCTAAAAGCAGCATAAGCGTAGCGGTAGGCGATTTGGATGATTTTAAACGCATTAACGACAAATTCGGACACAATGCAGGTGATGAGGTGCTAAGAAAAGTTGCGAATATCATCAAGACAAGCCTTAGGAAGCAAGACTATGCGTTTAGATTTGGCGGCGAAGAGTTTTTGCTACTTATAATAAATACGAATTTGAAAAATTCAAACATCATATTAAATCGCATTAGGGAAAAAATCCATAAACACACCTTTAAATTTGAGCAAGAAAAGCTTAACGTATCGATAACTTTTGGCTTTGCTTATGCCGATATAGACGATAAATTTGACATTGATAACGCTATTAAAGAGGCTGATAGCTTGCTGGGTCAAGGCAAAAAATCAGGCAAAAACTGTATCACGGGCAAGGTTTTAAGGGATATTAAATTTAAAGAAGCCCAATCCTGA
- a CDS encoding DUF5131 family protein — MSGFNFAINPYVGCPHACIYCYAEFMQKMSGHSEKWGEFVDIKEFDESSLEKFMRNYKGERIFMSSVTDCYNPFEAKFKNTRKVLEALANSDVNLQILTKSSLVVRDINLFKTMPNLRVGLSFSTLDENLRAVFEPRSSRISERLDALRSLREQGVKTFLFVAPIFPVITPAIKFAQDYGGMTDEIMFDRLNLYPAFKDKILAFIGRNFPHLLGLYKQIYIFGDDSYYAGLKSNLQDVLNANKLQYKIFF; from the coding sequence ATTTCAGGCTTTAACTTCGCTATCAATCCTTATGTGGGTTGCCCGCACGCTTGCATTTATTGTTATGCCGAATTTATGCAAAAGATGAGCGGACACTCTGAAAAGTGGGGAGAATTTGTTGATATTAAGGAGTTTGATGAAAGCTCGCTTGAGAAATTTATGCGAAATTACAAAGGCGAGCGGATTTTTATGAGTTCGGTTACGGATTGTTATAATCCGTTTGAAGCTAAATTTAAAAACACTCGCAAAGTGCTTGAAGCGTTAGCAAATTCGGATGTGAATTTGCAAATTCTAACCAAGTCAAGTTTAGTAGTGCGTGATATCAATCTTTTTAAAACTATGCCAAATTTAAGAGTAGGGCTTAGTTTCTCTACTCTTGATGAGAATTTGCGAGCCGTTTTTGAGCCCAGATCAAGCAGGATTAGTGAACGTTTAGATGCGTTAAGAAGCTTAAGAGAGCAGGGCGTTAAGACATTTTTATTTGTTGCTCCTATTTTTCCGGTTATTACTCCTGCGATTAAATTCGCACAAGATTACGGCGGTATGACAGATGAGATTATGTTTGACAGGCTAAATTTGTATCCTGCCTTTAAAGATAAAATTTTAGCCTTTATAGGGCGAAATTTCCCGCATCTTTTAGGACTTTATAAGCAAATTTATATTTTTGGCGATGATAGTTACTACGCAGGTCTTAAATCAAATTTGCAAGATGTTTTAAACGCTAATAAGCTACAATACAAGATATTTTTTTAA
- a CDS encoding alpha/beta hydrolase, whose translation MGKTVLYLSSVFFLFYLVVLALLYVFQEKLLFVPTKLASDYKFEFGGKFEEINLNVEGATLNGLHFYAHDPKGAVLFLHGNAGSLKGWGGFGKFYTDLGYDFYVFDYRGYGKSSGEISNQNELYNDSYEMMKRVLEDFDIGKIRLVGYSLGSGLAANIASKFDVRELVLVAPYFKFDELASSKVFFVPKFIVKYKIPTVSFLKEAKNTNISIIHGKFDDLIEVLNSHKLAKILKPTDKFYEIDAGHNDILYNAEFEQILEGILSK comes from the coding sequence ATGGGTAAGACCGTTTTATATCTTTCTAGTGTATTTTTTCTGTTTTATCTGGTTGTTTTAGCTCTGCTTTATGTATTTCAAGAAAAACTCCTGTTTGTTCCCACAAAGCTTGCAAGCGACTATAAATTCGAGTTTGGCGGTAAGTTTGAAGAGATAAATTTAAATGTAGAGGGTGCAACCTTAAACGGGCTTCATTTTTACGCACACGACCCAAAGGGCGCGGTTTTGTTTTTACACGGCAATGCAGGCTCGCTAAAAGGCTGGGGCGGTTTTGGTAAGTTTTATACCGATTTAGGCTATGATTTTTATGTTTTTGACTATAGGGGCTATGGCAAAAGTAGCGGCGAAATTTCAAATCAAAACGAGCTTTATAATGATAGCTACGAGATGATGAAGCGAGTGCTTGAGGATTTTGATATAGGCAAGATAAGGCTGGTCGGATACTCGCTTGGAAGCGGACTTGCGGCAAATATCGCGAGTAAATTTGACGTACGCGAGCTTGTTTTGGTTGCGCCTTATTTTAAATTTGACGAGCTGGCAAGCTCAAAAGTGTTTTTTGTGCCAAAATTTATAGTTAAATACAAAATTCCGACAGTTTCGTTCTTAAAAGAGGCAAAAAATACGAACATATCGATAATTCACGGCAAATTTGATGATCTTATAGAAGTTTTAAATTCTCATAAATTAGCTAAAATTTTAAAGCCCACGGATAAATTTTATGAGATTGATGCGGGGCATAACGATATACTTTATAATGCGGAATTTGAGCAAATTTTAGAAGGAATTTTAAGCAAGTAG
- a CDS encoding 2,3,4,5-tetrahydropyridine-2,6-carboxylate N-succinyltransferase, protein MSKEFKTADEFKEFCEKFRAKKGYKDPVAFAIARVDRGQLNRDKILQASYAVVNYKENFLSAAAFIWALEKCGVEVDFTDSEFVAEFTPKVAKKASKLFSVFENELEKHKNVQVLHMIKHAFEEDLENNEDKFKIVFMFEDAKPKSVEIVYLKLYILSLNKAPLRSLVLDGAFGVLPNVAWTSRNIPIELEWLRKNEIWLKMSGGYPAIVSVDKFPRFLSHIIPSDNTRILDSAKVRLGASIHPGTTVMPGAAYVNFNAGTTGSVMIEGRVSSSVVVGEGSDVGGGASILGVLSGTNGNPVSIGKNCLLGANSVTGIPLGDKCIVDAGIAILEGTKVFINEAERAKLNEINPNFKFDREIYKGLELANLDGLHFRQNSQTGQITASASKRAIKLNEALH, encoded by the coding sequence ATGTCAAAAGAGTTTAAAACAGCCGATGAATTCAAAGAATTTTGCGAGAAATTTAGAGCTAAAAAGGGCTATAAAGACCCGGTTGCGTTTGCTATCGCTAGAGTAGATAGAGGTCAGCTTAACAGAGATAAAATTCTGCAAGCAAGCTACGCGGTAGTAAATTATAAAGAGAACTTTTTGTCAGCCGCCGCGTTTATATGGGCTCTTGAAAAGTGCGGAGTGGAGGTTGATTTCACGGATAGCGAATTTGTAGCCGAATTTACTCCAAAAGTAGCCAAAAAAGCAAGCAAACTCTTTAGCGTCTTTGAAAACGAGCTTGAAAAACACAAAAACGTGCAAGTTTTACACATGATAAAGCACGCTTTTGAAGAGGATTTGGAAAACAACGAGGATAAATTTAAGATCGTATTTATGTTTGAAGATGCCAAGCCAAAGAGCGTTGAAATCGTATATCTGAAGCTTTATATACTCTCTTTAAACAAAGCTCCGCTTAGAAGCCTGGTGCTTGACGGAGCGTTTGGCGTGCTACCAAACGTAGCATGGACAAGTCGAAATATCCCGATCGAGCTTGAGTGGCTTCGCAAAAACGAAATTTGGCTAAAGATGAGCGGCGGATATCCTGCGATAGTAAGCGTAGATAAGTTCCCGCGTTTCTTAAGCCACATCATCCCAAGCGATAATACAAGAATCCTTGATAGCGCAAAGGTTCGCCTAGGTGCGTCCATACATCCGGGCACTACAGTAATGCCGGGCGCTGCGTATGTGAATTTTAACGCGGGCACGACAGGTTCTGTTATGATAGAAGGGCGAGTAAGCAGCTCCGTCGTAGTCGGCGAAGGAAGCGACGTGGGCGGAGGAGCAAGCATCCTTGGCGTGCTAAGCGGCACAAACGGCAATCCCGTAAGCATCGGCAAAAACTGCTTGCTTGGCGCAAATTCCGTTACGGGAATCCCTCTTGGCGATAAATGCATAGTCGATGCAGGAATCGCGATACTAGAAGGTACAAAGGTGTTTATAAACGAAGCCGAGCGAGCGAAGCTAAATGAGATAAATCCAAATTTCAAATTTGATCGCGAAATTTACAAAGGTCTTGAGCTAGCAAATCTTGACGGACTTCACTTCCGCCAAAACAGCCAAACAGGTCAGATCACGGCAAGCGCAAGCAAGCGCGCGATAAAACTAAACGAAGCACTTCATTAA
- a CDS encoding Mrp/NBP35 family ATP-binding protein: MLSKEQVIERLKGVIYPGFEKDIVSFGFVKNVEIGDKILVEVEIVSSNPDIAKELRLDIQRVLGSNEAVINIIQPKIPEEKSNSQSGKNIAPQVKNFVMVSSGKGGVGKSTTTLNLAISMAKLGKKVGILDADIYGPNIPRMLGEVNTQPQVIGNKLRPILSHGVEMMSMGVLMEEGTSLIWRGSMIMKAIEQLLKDVIWSELDVLFLDMPPGTGDAQLTLAQSVPVTAGICVTTPQVVALDDSKRALDMFEKLHIPIAGVIENMSGFICPESGKEYDIFGKGTTEEMAKAYKTEVLAEVPIEPAVRVGGDSGKPISFYEPNSVTAKRYEKAASRLWEIIENINNGGGADNSSIQPVMDGKSACSK; encoded by the coding sequence ATGTTAAGTAAAGAACAGGTTATCGAAAGATTAAAAGGCGTTATATATCCGGGCTTTGAAAAAGACATAGTAAGCTTTGGATTTGTAAAAAACGTAGAGATTGGCGATAAAATTTTAGTAGAGGTTGAGATCGTAAGCTCAAATCCCGACATAGCAAAAGAGCTTCGATTGGATATCCAAAGAGTTCTTGGCTCAAACGAGGCTGTTATCAATATAATCCAGCCAAAAATTCCCGAGGAAAAAAGCAACTCTCAAAGCGGTAAAAACATAGCTCCGCAAGTTAAAAATTTCGTCATGGTAAGCTCGGGAAAAGGCGGAGTAGGCAAATCGACAACGACTTTAAATTTAGCTATATCCATGGCAAAACTCGGTAAAAAAGTGGGAATTTTAGATGCCGACATATACGGACCAAACATCCCAAGAATGCTTGGAGAGGTAAATACTCAGCCTCAAGTTATAGGCAACAAGCTTCGTCCGATACTTAGCCACGGCGTTGAGATGATGAGCATGGGCGTGCTTATGGAGGAAGGAACGAGCCTTATATGGCGAGGATCTATGATAATGAAAGCTATCGAGCAGCTTTTAAAAGACGTTATATGGAGCGAGCTTGATGTGCTGTTTTTGGATATGCCTCCGGGAACGGGCGATGCACAGCTAACGCTTGCTCAAAGCGTACCGGTAACTGCCGGAATTTGCGTAACAACACCTCAAGTAGTCGCACTTGATGATAGCAAAAGAGCGCTTGATATGTTTGAAAAACTGCATATCCCAATCGCAGGCGTGATAGAAAACATGAGCGGATTTATCTGTCCTGAAAGCGGTAAGGAGTATGATATATTTGGCAAAGGAACTACCGAAGAGATGGCAAAAGCCTATAAAACCGAGGTTTTAGCCGAAGTACCGATCGAACCTGCCGTGCGCGTAGGTGGCGATAGCGGAAAACCGATAAGCTTTTATGAGCCAAATTCCGTAACCGCAAAACGCTACGAAAAAGCCGCTTCTCGCCTTTGGGAGATAATAGAAAATATCAATAACGGCGGCGGAGCCGATAACTCATCGATCCAGCCCGTAATGGACGGCAAATCAGCCTGCAGTAAATAA
- the thiC gene encoding phosphomethylpyrimidine synthase ThiC, with product MRKDWIKERLNDKTPTQMYYAKRGIITEEMKFVAKIENLDAELVCKEVAKGSMIIPANINHVNLTPMAIGMQAKTKVNANIGNSSLASDIEGELEKLSVCLKYGADTVMDLSTGGDLDKIREAIIANSTVPVGTVPMYQIIHDVKNIENLTIDKMLEVIERQAKQGVSYFTIHAGFLLKFMPLISKRKMGIVSRGGSLMASWMMHYHKENPFYEAFDEICDICAKYDVALSLGDSLRPGCLYDATDEAQLSELKVLGELTLRAWEKNVQVMVEGPGHIPLNEIEYNMKIEQELCHNAPFYVLGPLVSDIGAGYDHITSAIGGALAAYHGASMLCYVTPKEHLGLPNAADVRDGIIAHKIAAHAADVGRKRSGAIERDHAMSDARYNFDWNKQFELALDPNKARELHDESLPQDVFKEAEFCSMCGPKFCAYKISRNIIKENDVK from the coding sequence ATGAGAAAAGACTGGATAAAAGAGAGATTAAACGATAAAACACCGACACAGATGTATTATGCTAAGCGTGGCATCATCACGGAAGAGATGAAATTCGTAGCTAAAATCGAAAATTTAGACGCAGAGCTAGTGTGTAAAGAAGTAGCAAAAGGTAGCATGATAATACCTGCTAACATCAATCACGTAAATTTAACTCCGATGGCAATAGGCATGCAAGCAAAGACAAAAGTAAATGCCAATATCGGCAACTCAAGCCTTGCAAGCGATATAGAAGGCGAGTTAGAAAAGCTATCCGTATGCCTAAAATACGGCGCCGATACCGTTATGGATCTATCAACCGGTGGAGATCTTGATAAAATAAGAGAGGCGATCATCGCAAATTCAACCGTTCCCGTAGGAACAGTGCCTATGTATCAAATCATACACGATGTAAAAAACATCGAAAATTTAACCATAGATAAGATGCTAGAAGTCATAGAAAGACAGGCTAAGCAAGGTGTGAGTTACTTTACGATACATGCGGGATTTTTGCTAAAATTCATGCCTTTAATCTCAAAGCGAAAAATGGGTATCGTAAGCCGTGGCGGAAGCCTTATGGCAAGCTGGATGATGCACTATCATAAAGAAAATCCTTTTTACGAAGCCTTTGATGAAATTTGCGATATCTGCGCTAAATATGACGTAGCGCTATCACTTGGAGATAGCTTGCGTCCGGGATGTTTGTATGACGCAACCGACGAAGCGCAGCTAAGCGAGCTAAAAGTACTTGGGGAGCTAACGCTTAGAGCGTGGGAAAAGAATGTGCAGGTCATGGTTGAAGGTCCGGGTCATATACCTTTAAACGAAATTGAGTATAATATGAAAATAGAACAAGAGCTTTGCCACAATGCTCCGTTTTACGTACTTGGACCGCTTGTTAGCGACATCGGCGCAGGATATGATCATATAACATCCGCCATAGGCGGCGCTTTGGCGGCGTATCACGGAGCTAGTATGCTTTGTTATGTAACGCCAAAAGAGCATTTAGGCTTGCCAAATGCCGCAGACGTAAGAGACGGTATCATAGCTCACAAGATAGCCGCTCACGCAGCGGACGTAGGCCGAAAGCGATCAGGCGCCATAGAGCGCGATCACGCAATGAGTGATGCTAGGTATAACTTTGACTGGAACAAGCAGTTTGAACTGGCTCTTGATCCTAATAAAGCTCGTGAACTTCACGATGAAAGCCTGCCTCAGGATGTTTTTAAAGAGGCTGAATTTTGCTCGATGTGCGGGCCAAAATTTTGCGCTTATAAAATTTCAAGAAATATTATAAAGGAGAATGATGTTAAGTAA
- a CDS encoding bifunctional 2-C-methyl-D-erythritol 4-phosphate cytidylyltransferase/2-C-methyl-D-erythritol 2,4-cyclodiphosphate synthase: MFDISLIMLGAGNSTRFEMPVKKQWLRIGDEPLWLFATKNLSSHYPFKDVIVVSNEADYMSKFAPHYSFVRGGVTRQESLKNALGKVSSEFVLVSDIARPCIGANLLSKIIEGLNNADCVVPVLKVADTVYLEDDVIDRDRVKLVQTPQLSRTDLLKKALQSDKIYTDDSSAMRAIGAKIWYVLGDENARKITFKEDLAKISCLKAPKNEIYLGNGFDVHAFEEGNFVTICGEKIPHKFKFKAHSDGDVATHALIDAILGAASLGDIGELFPDTDDKYKGADSIELLKQAYKLVQSVGFELVNADITVMAQAPKLSAFKLKMAQNIAQALNISASRINVKATTTEKLGFVGRGEGIAASATASLRYYDWTQA, translated from the coding sequence TTGTTTGATATATCGCTTATCATGCTTGGAGCCGGCAACTCAACCAGATTTGAAATGCCCGTAAAAAAGCAGTGGTTACGCATAGGAGATGAGCCGCTTTGGTTGTTTGCCACTAAAAATTTAAGCTCTCATTATCCATTTAAAGATGTCATAGTGGTAAGCAATGAGGCTGATTACATGAGTAAATTTGCGCCACATTACAGCTTTGTGCGTGGTGGAGTTACACGACAAGAGAGTTTAAAAAACGCTCTTGGTAAGGTTAGTAGCGAATTTGTTCTAGTTAGTGATATAGCTCGACCCTGTATCGGTGCGAATTTACTATCAAAGATAATAGAAGGGCTAAATAATGCCGACTGCGTAGTGCCGGTGCTTAAAGTTGCAGACACGGTCTATCTTGAAGATGATGTCATCGATAGAGATAGAGTAAAGCTAGTCCAAACTCCCCAGCTTTCAAGAACCGATCTGCTTAAAAAAGCCTTGCAAAGCGATAAAATTTACACTGACGATAGCTCGGCGATGAGAGCGATAGGGGCTAAAATTTGGTATGTTTTAGGCGATGAAAACGCTAGAAAGATTACTTTTAAAGAGGATTTGGCCAAAATTTCTTGCCTAAAAGCTCCGAAAAATGAAATTTATCTTGGCAACGGCTTTGACGTACATGCCTTTGAAGAGGGAAATTTCGTAACAATTTGCGGTGAGAAAATTCCGCATAAATTTAAATTCAAGGCTCATTCTGACGGCGATGTGGCAACTCATGCCTTAATAGACGCTATTTTAGGAGCGGCATCGTTAGGCGATATAGGCGAGCTTTTCCCTGACACCGATGATAAATATAAAGGAGCCGATTCGATAGAGCTTTTAAAACAGGCGTATAAGCTCGTTCAAAGCGTTGGATTTGAGCTGGTAAATGCCGACATAACCGTTATGGCGCAAGCTCCGAAACTAAGCGCTTTTAAGCTTAAGATGGCTCAAAATATAGCCCAAGCGCTAAATATAAGCGCAAGCAGGATAAATGTAAAGGCAACAACTACGGAAAAATTAGGATTTGTCGGGCGTGGCGAAGGTATAGCCGCAAGTGCGACGGCAAGCCTTAGATATTATGATTGGACGCAAGCATGA
- a CDS encoding response regulator, protein MKVLIVENEIYLAQSMATKLGDLGYECEIARTVKEGLKNEYFDVVLLSATLPGEDFYKIINKFKSSIIILLITYISNDTVSNPIKAGVSDYIQKPFMIEELVRKIKHFEEFKRLQSFIRTYQDYLNYHFKAVSNLNFDFKKLKLPMLIKCNKIINADNFVFEYAKAMNLSFKFIPLDQNPDFETIAKDNPRDLLYFSNFQILRSDDKNKIYNLAMKRKLIISSTNQNESANFEILNITTDEKNFQIDEILTIDDYIKHIIVNYQENYPDTELSKKLGISRKSLWEKRKKYDVVKKK, encoded by the coding sequence ATGAAAGTTTTAATAGTAGAAAATGAAATTTATCTAGCTCAGAGTATGGCGACTAAGTTAGGGGATTTGGGCTATGAGTGTGAGATAGCAAGGACGGTAAAAGAGGGGCTTAAGAACGAGTATTTTGATGTTGTGTTACTTTCTGCAACACTTCCGGGTGAGGATTTTTATAAGATCATCAACAAATTTAAAAGCTCTATCATCATCTTACTCATAACCTATATAAGCAACGATACCGTCTCAAATCCGATAAAAGCGGGTGTGAGCGACTACATACAAAAGCCTTTTATGATAGAAGAGCTTGTGCGTAAGATCAAACATTTTGAGGAATTTAAAAGGCTGCAAAGCTTTATCAGGACTTATCAGGATTATTTGAATTATCATTTTAAGGCGGTTTCTAATCTGAATTTTGATTTTAAGAAACTCAAACTTCCTATGCTTATAAAATGCAATAAGATAATAAATGCCGATAATTTCGTATTTGAATACGCAAAGGCTATGAATTTATCATTTAAATTTATCCCGCTTGATCAAAATCCCGATTTTGAAACCATAGCAAAAGACAATCCTAGGGATTTGCTGTACTTTTCAAATTTTCAAATTTTAAGAAGCGACGATAAGAATAAAATTTACAACCTCGCGATGAAAAGAAAGCTTATAATAAGCTCTACCAATCAGAACGAAAGCGCAAATTTTGAAATTTTAAATATCACTACCGATGAGAAAAATTTCCAGATAGATGAAATTTTAACTATTGATGATTATATCAAGCATATTATAGTGAATTATCAAGAGAATTATCCTGACACCGAGCTTAGTAAGAAGCTTGGCATTTCGCGTAAATCGCTTTGGGAAAAGAGGAAAAAATACGATGTCGTCAAGAAAAAATAA
- a CDS encoding sulfate adenylyltransferase, with amino-acid sequence MSSRKNNTILINEEAYGALELIHNQIFSKFNRLMNEKEAQEVYETGFLNGEPMPYSFILAPFGKRNQECLKNAKSGDKIELLKDDKIVGHIVVDSVFKFNQSKKYQNIFHANETIQTELIQSGELAVSGKFEIYSDIFKKVKEEIATVKNELNAQKITAVMLTAEPFNRAHERLIRMTIDKADIVLLFLLKSYKSDWEIEFGLKKRVMEYFSQNYLPKNRLIIVPFENSNLFSAHMNPTLECIAANSLGADKLVVGQNHAGIGMFYDQNVAHTILEKYKEALKLEIIVLPELVYCNECRTIVSTKTCPHGQHHHIKYHTSTLKALLQQGILPPAILMRRDISAIILSEVFPNRFKNLQKLYDDLFPNSGLLENHTEREFYEELMQLYQTTSLT; translated from the coding sequence ATGTCGTCAAGAAAAAATAACACTATCTTAATAAACGAGGAAGCTTACGGTGCACTTGAGCTGATTCACAATCAAATTTTTAGCAAATTTAATCGCTTGATGAATGAAAAAGAGGCGCAAGAGGTGTATGAAACAGGCTTTTTAAACGGAGAGCCGATGCCTTATAGCTTTATTTTAGCCCCTTTTGGCAAGCGTAACCAAGAGTGCTTAAAAAATGCAAAGAGCGGAGACAAGATCGAGCTTTTAAAAGATGATAAGATAGTCGGACACATCGTTGTTGATAGTGTTTTTAAATTTAACCAATCTAAAAAATATCAAAACATCTTTCATGCAAATGAGACTATCCAAACCGAGCTAATCCAAAGCGGAGAGCTTGCGGTAAGCGGTAAATTTGAAATTTATAGCGATATATTTAAAAAAGTAAAAGAGGAGATAGCAACCGTAAAAAACGAGCTAAACGCGCAAAAAATAACCGCCGTAATGCTAACTGCCGAGCCTTTTAACAGGGCCCACGAGAGGCTTATCAGGATGACGATAGATAAGGCGGATATTGTTCTTTTATTTTTGCTTAAGAGCTACAAGAGTGACTGGGAGATAGAATTTGGGCTTAAAAAGCGCGTGATGGAGTATTTTTCGCAAAATTACCTGCCTAAAAACCGCCTTATAATAGTGCCTTTTGAAAACTCAAATTTGTTTAGCGCGCATATGAACCCGACTCTTGAGTGTATAGCCGCAAACAGTCTTGGCGCAGATAAGCTCGTTGTCGGGCAAAATCACGCAGGCATCGGGATGTTTTATGATCAAAATGTCGCGCATACCATACTTGAAAAATACAAAGAGGCTTTAAAGCTTGAGATAATCGTGCTTCCAGAGCTTGTGTATTGTAATGAATGCAGGACGATAGTAAGCACCAAAACTTGCCCGCACGGACAGCATCATCATATAAAATATCACACAAGCACTCTTAAAGCGCTTCTTCAGCAGGGAATTTTGCCTCCTGCGATTTTGATGAGGCGGGATATCTCGGCAATAATTTTAAGTGAAGTTTTTCCGAATAGATTTAAAAATCTACAAAAGCTTTATGATGATCTATTTCCAAATTCGGGACTTCTTGAGAATCATACCGAGAGAGAATTTTATGAGGAGCTTATGCAACTTTATCAGACGACCTCGCTTACTTGA
- a CDS encoding phosphatidylglycerophosphatase A yields the protein MQKLFLTFFYTGLSPKAPGTVGSIAGALAAYLVLVVLPPETLFLSSILLFAASIGVINKYEEQTGAHDDKSIVIDEVAGVWLALSMSSITVVQFFLSVVFFRVLDITKPSIIGRVDRGVKGGLGVMGDDMLAGFFAALMSAITYALLVKSGLDCEWINLQMPFYEVPNMIEGILK from the coding sequence ATGCAAAAACTATTTTTAACCTTTTTTTATACGGGACTTAGTCCAAAAGCACCCGGCACCGTAGGAAGTATCGCAGGAGCTTTGGCAGCTTATCTTGTGCTGGTTGTATTGCCTCCTGAGACGCTATTTTTGTCATCTATTTTGCTATTTGCCGCAAGTATCGGTGTTATCAATAAATACGAAGAGCAAACAGGCGCGCATGATGATAAAAGTATCGTTATAGACGAGGTTGCAGGAGTTTGGCTTGCGCTTTCGATGAGTTCTATTACAGTGGTTCAGTTTTTTTTATCGGTAGTGTTTTTTAGAGTTTTAGATATCACGAAGCCTTCTATTATTGGGCGGGTTGATAGAGGAGTTAAGGGCGGACTTGGCGTAATGGGCGATGATATGCTAGCGGGCTTTTTTGCTGCCTTGATGAGCGCGATTACTTATGCGCTACTTGTGAAATCTGGACTTGATTGCGAATGGATCAACCTTCAAATGCCGTTTTACGAAGTGCCAAATATGATAGAGGGAATTTTAAAATAG
- a CDS encoding fatty-acid--CoA ligase — translation MDTKSIVIISLIIAVAAVIAILLLIIFKLRRTPQSRPKVSSEPALKTDENINLNSLLDIVANKSSTKDELFGALKIFTDKFSIPAKQKGKIPNEAKAYLSFILLLASHSNADAKLIAFMNNELKKKNPTYANEIELYEEQGKARRRK, via the coding sequence TTGGATACCAAATCCATAGTTATAATATCACTGATAATAGCAGTAGCGGCGGTCATCGCCATACTGCTATTGATCATATTTAAGCTAAGAAGAACTCCTCAATCAAGGCCTAAAGTATCAAGCGAGCCTGCTTTAAAAACGGATGAAAATATCAACTTAAATTCCTTGCTTGATATAGTAGCAAACAAATCCTCAACCAAAGATGAGCTGTTTGGCGCGCTTAAAATTTTTACTGATAAATTTAGCATACCCGCTAAACAAAAGGGCAAAATTCCAAATGAAGCAAAAGCTTATCTAAGCTTTATCCTCCTTCTTGCAAGCCATTCAAATGCCGATGCGAAGCTAATAGCGTTCATGAACAACGAACTAAAAAAGAAAAATCCGACCTATGCAAACGAGATAGAATTATACGAAGAGCAAGGCAAAGCAAGGCGTAGGAAGTAA